A region from the Solibacillus sp. FSL H8-0523 genome encodes:
- a CDS encoding sigma-70 family RNA polymerase sigma factor — MTVLNKSKKIADLDIKTIVEQVQTGNIQAYTEIIQCFQKPIYTYCYYLLGSKEDAEDASQDIFIKGLENIHNFSYNTSFKGWLYKIAHHHCIDLIKKKNKGYKFWTVFKKEHTNQTHIQESSYDNIIHELLEKLNMDEKRILLLRSIEEYSFDEIASIMGLKTTTVRKKYERLRKKLMKENTLGGDIYGHSFKTGG; from the coding sequence TTGACTGTACTGAATAAATCCAAGAAAATTGCCGATTTAGATATAAAAACTATCGTGGAACAAGTTCAAACAGGTAATATCCAGGCCTATACAGAAATAATTCAATGCTTTCAAAAACCCATCTATACTTATTGTTACTATTTGTTAGGCAGCAAAGAAGATGCTGAGGATGCTTCACAAGATATTTTTATAAAGGGATTAGAGAATATTCATAATTTTTCTTATAATACTTCTTTTAAAGGATGGCTTTATAAAATTGCCCATCATCACTGTATTGACTTAATAAAAAAGAAAAATAAAGGATACAAATTTTGGACAGTTTTTAAGAAGGAACATACAAATCAGACTCACATACAAGAATCTAGCTATGACAACATCATTCATGAGTTATTGGAAAAATTAAATATGGACGAAAAAAGGATTCTACTTCTCCGATCCATAGAGGAATATAGTTTTGATGAGATTGCTTCTATTATGGGACTTAAGACAACTACTGTACGAAAAAAATATGAACGACTACGTAAAAAATTGATGAAGGAAAATACGTTAGGAGGGGATATTTATGGACACTCGTTCAAAACTGGAGGATAA
- a CDS encoding DUF4179 domain-containing protein codes for MDTRSKLEDKELAQIERFIRETPIEVDLVNRTMKNYESKRNTKQPKSFRTHMKIRQKLMIMTTSIAMIFSLIIITGLISPAMAATIKEVPILSSIFKLARDLGLQAADEKGLSSKLNTSVTHEGFTLNVTEVVYDGTRVAIGIERHHKEGGNSKESLSDQMSNIEFLLNGEPLNHTNFSGVFIQPSKDNNSTIFEFSDLKNQGGGPFPKQFNLTLSTTITGISESFKIDIPVSDIGNYVNLQPNVSRKYNNIQFTIEQIMLTPITTSITTRTALLDKSTSVDSRQRMSIEVFDEQGHKLKLNTGNGRRETNKGNSDFIMDLRLNPFETLPKAITIKPYIHLYNDYSKGTFQEDEKGDPIIQYIPELEITIPINSK; via the coding sequence ATGGACACTCGTTCAAAACTGGAGGATAAGGAGTTAGCTCAGATAGAAAGATTTATTCGGGAAACACCGATAGAAGTTGATTTAGTTAATCGTACTATGAAAAATTATGAAAGTAAACGTAACACAAAGCAACCAAAAAGTTTTAGAACTCATATGAAAATACGTCAAAAGCTGATGATAATGACAACCTCTATAGCAATGATTTTTAGTTTGATTATTATTACGGGTTTAATTTCGCCAGCGATGGCAGCGACGATTAAAGAAGTGCCTATATTATCATCTATTTTTAAACTTGCAAGGGATCTAGGTCTACAAGCAGCGGATGAAAAAGGGCTCTCATCAAAATTGAATACAAGCGTTACGCATGAAGGCTTTACATTAAATGTAACAGAAGTAGTGTATGACGGTACACGTGTTGCAATTGGGATTGAACGCCATCATAAAGAAGGTGGAAATTCAAAAGAAAGTCTATCAGATCAAATGAGTAATATTGAATTTTTACTAAATGGTGAACCACTGAATCACACCAATTTTAGTGGTGTTTTTATACAACCAAGTAAGGATAATAATTCCACAATTTTTGAATTTTCAGATTTGAAAAATCAAGGTGGAGGTCCTTTCCCAAAGCAGTTTAATTTGACATTATCCACTACTATAACAGGGATTTCTGAATCTTTTAAAATCGATATTCCAGTAAGTGATATTGGTAACTATGTAAACCTACAACCTAATGTAAGTAGAAAATACAATAATATTCAGTTTACTATTGAACAAATTATGCTAACTCCTATTACAACTAGTATAACGACAAGAACGGCCTTGCTTGATAAATCAACTTCTGTAGATTCCCGGCAAAGAATGAGTATCGAAGTTTTTGATGAACAAGGGCATAAACTAAAACTAAATACTGGCAATGGCCGCCGTGAAACAAATAAAGGAAATAGCGATTTCATTATGGATTTACGGTTAAATCCATTTGAAACCTTACCTAAAGCCATTACAATCAAACCGTATATCCATCTATATAATGACTACTCAAAAGGAACATTTCAAGAGGATGAAAAAGGTGACCCGATAATTCAATACATTCCAGAACTAGAAATAACAATACCAATTAACTCAAAATAA
- a CDS encoding ABC transporter substrate-binding protein, giving the protein MHYNLVLHQYFEELKRTETSIEQLASIWHCSERYAKIVIKQLQQQQKVLWETSQGRGKKPFLTLCQSKTDAVIQVLQQLWLQKKYEEVFQLVKDVELQQNPSIQAWMNAQFGLHALNEEHVFVQPMYFVELFLDPLKAISRHDMHILEQIHESLFIINERSEIESNLLFDYNSEDYRTWHFVLRKGVLFHNLEELTASDAVESIRYVKSYYKNVFTIESMQILGRYTFSITLHKPLTILPNFLASIRFSVFYKGQEPTIGCGPFQLVTHTNERMRLQTFTRYFKQRPWIDAVELIYQDFEADVVSNFIFQTDVPYREIISQEQGADFFALNSTYGELTDRDKRAYIWHLIEPMRCIVDHERETLAGSWLVGQSNKLPVEKTKKPYFSRPLVIGYQEIRQGVNHLYRVEPIQQLLLEQGIESRTVCIDLKHAHEKIEQKIDIFVGGNALSDNLLLAYFMMYSSEPQIFFNFLLPESRQIAEYLLQQATSQKEGLACFKQIEQLLVDEYTLKFISHRKHYFYVREDTPYKHVEFDQHGRVNYRRIFYKDY; this is encoded by the coding sequence GTGCACTATAATTTAGTTTTACATCAGTACTTCGAAGAGCTCAAAAGAACAGAAACATCAATTGAACAATTAGCTTCGATATGGCATTGTTCAGAGCGCTATGCCAAAATTGTCATAAAGCAGTTACAACAACAGCAAAAGGTGCTTTGGGAAACATCCCAAGGGCGTGGAAAAAAACCGTTTTTGACGCTTTGTCAATCAAAGACAGATGCGGTCATTCAAGTATTACAACAGCTTTGGCTTCAGAAAAAATATGAAGAAGTATTTCAGCTTGTAAAGGATGTTGAATTGCAGCAAAATCCCAGTATTCAAGCATGGATGAATGCGCAATTTGGCTTGCATGCATTGAATGAGGAGCATGTTTTTGTTCAGCCAATGTATTTTGTAGAATTGTTTTTAGATCCATTAAAAGCGATTTCGCGCCACGACATGCATATTTTAGAGCAAATACATGAGTCGTTATTTATCATCAATGAACGCAGCGAGATTGAATCAAATCTTCTTTTTGACTATAACTCGGAAGATTATAGAACATGGCATTTTGTTCTTCGAAAAGGCGTATTATTTCACAATTTAGAGGAGTTAACGGCTAGTGATGCAGTGGAGTCGATACGCTATGTGAAATCTTATTATAAAAATGTATTTACGATTGAATCGATGCAAATTTTAGGGCGGTACACCTTTTCGATTACATTACATAAACCACTTACGATATTACCCAATTTTTTAGCAAGCATTCGATTTTCTGTTTTTTATAAAGGGCAGGAGCCAACGATTGGTTGTGGGCCTTTCCAACTCGTTACACATACAAATGAACGAATGCGATTGCAAACATTTACACGATATTTTAAGCAGCGCCCATGGATTGATGCCGTTGAACTTATTTATCAAGACTTTGAAGCCGACGTAGTGAGTAACTTTATATTTCAGACGGATGTCCCGTATCGAGAGATTATTTCACAAGAACAAGGCGCTGATTTTTTTGCCTTAAATAGTACTTATGGAGAGCTAACAGACAGGGACAAGCGCGCTTATATTTGGCATCTAATAGAACCAATGCGGTGTATTGTTGATCATGAGCGAGAAACGCTTGCAGGGAGCTGGCTCGTGGGACAATCAAATAAATTACCTGTAGAAAAAACGAAAAAGCCATATTTTTCAAGACCACTCGTCATCGGCTATCAGGAAATACGTCAAGGTGTAAATCATTTATATAGAGTGGAACCTATCCAGCAGCTACTTTTAGAACAAGGCATTGAGAGTAGAACAGTATGTATTGACTTAAAGCATGCACATGAAAAAATTGAACAGAAAATTGACATTTTTGTGGGAGGCAATGCGCTAAGTGATAATTTGCTACTAGCGTATTTTATGATGTATTCAAGTGAGCCTCAAATATTCTTTAATTTTTTACTTCCAGAATCCCGTCAAATAGCCGAGTACTTGTTACAGCAAGCGACGAGTCAGAAAGAGGGCTTAGCTTGCTTTAAGCAAATTGAGCAACTGTTGGTTGACGAATATACGTTGAAATTTATTTCTCACCGAAAGCACTATTTTTACGTAAGGGAAGATACACCGTATAAGCATGTTGAATTCGATCAACACGGCCGAGTAAATTATCGAAGAATCTTTTATAAAGACTATTAA
- a CDS encoding MFS transporter has product MNLYHHQTFQKIFAINVLSNVSSVIFTFIVPIILYEYTKSAFAMSMMRMMEFLPNVLLGMLIGVFVDRMNRRLVLQYANATRIVIAALFVFVLTSQELSLWTLYVLGFLLSSLGYMIGSATNAILPQLFDKEYMTDIQSKFAMIYTLISIIGPGILGAMLLWVANDVFLWLFLACHILTTIIVQFVEKVPTPIRQQSTIIQDLKEGIVELIGNRSLFIQTWTIFFGNFASSLIIGVLTFYALDQLHLTKKELGLMLTIAACGGILGAKIIHPLRKKLRRGQIYTYSTFAEVFILALMFFANQWIMLGILLGLRTAISTMTNIVYLALRQETTPNHLLGRVAGTSSMIMKLALPVGLFIGGIWADTLPIPPIFLISALIILFNVFLLMKVKFTTVE; this is encoded by the coding sequence ATGAATTTATATCATCATCAAACATTCCAAAAGATATTCGCAATTAATGTGTTATCCAATGTCTCATCTGTTATTTTTACATTTATTGTTCCCATCATTTTATATGAGTACACAAAATCTGCATTTGCGATGAGCATGATGCGTATGATGGAATTTTTACCAAATGTGCTATTAGGTATGCTCATTGGTGTATTTGTCGACCGAATGAATCGTCGCCTTGTGCTGCAATATGCAAATGCGACGCGTATCGTTATTGCGGCATTATTTGTGTTTGTACTAACTAGCCAAGAACTCTCCCTTTGGACACTTTATGTGCTCGGTTTTTTACTTTCTAGCCTAGGCTATATGATTGGTAGTGCGACAAATGCGATTTTGCCACAGCTATTTGACAAGGAATATATGACCGATATTCAATCAAAATTTGCAATGATTTATACGCTTATTTCAATTATTGGGCCTGGCATACTCGGTGCAATGCTGTTGTGGGTCGCAAACGATGTGTTTTTATGGCTGTTTTTAGCATGCCATATTCTAACAACGATCATCGTACAATTTGTCGAAAAAGTACCCACACCTATACGTCAACAATCAACGATTATTCAGGATTTAAAAGAAGGAATCGTTGAACTTATTGGTAACCGATCGCTCTTCATTCAAACCTGGACTATTTTTTTCGGTAACTTTGCTTCATCACTTATTATTGGAGTATTGACGTTTTATGCACTAGACCAGCTCCATTTAACGAAAAAAGAGCTAGGTCTGATGTTAACCATTGCTGCTTGTGGCGGGATTTTAGGCGCTAAGATTATTCATCCGTTACGCAAAAAATTGCGACGCGGTCAAATATATACATATAGCACATTTGCGGAAGTGTTTATTTTAGCTTTGATGTTTTTTGCCAATCAGTGGATTATGTTAGGAATCTTGCTTGGCTTACGGACAGCTATTTCCACAATGACGAATATTGTTTATTTAGCACTACGTCAGGAAACAACTCCGAATCATTTACTCGGACGTGTTGCAGGTACTTCTTCTATGATTATGAAGCTCGCGCTACCTGTTGGCTTGTTTATTGGCGGGATTTGGGCAGATACGTTACCAATTCCACCGATATTTTTAATTAGTGCACTGATCATTTTATTTAATGTTTTCTTATTGATGAAAGTAAAGTTTACTACGGTTGAATAA
- a CDS encoding HD domain-containing protein, with the protein MEKLKNALQLIKLGEALKRELRHSWLSDGRRESVAEHTWRVALMAMALESSLPKKVDSEKMLKMIIIHDLVEAYATDIPAFATMNNAEAKQLKMENEIRAIEKIRDLMGGRTGQLFYDLWFEFEHKATYEAKVANALDKLEAQIQHNEADIETWLPIEFEMLFMLDKHTDFEPVLTAFKNLIVEEGICKLENAGIEVNQVKPSTYM; encoded by the coding sequence GTGGAAAAGTTAAAGAACGCATTACAGCTAATAAAACTTGGAGAAGCATTAAAACGAGAATTAAGACATAGCTGGCTTTCTGATGGACGCAGAGAAAGTGTGGCCGAGCATACGTGGCGTGTTGCATTAATGGCAATGGCCCTTGAATCGTCATTACCGAAAAAGGTTGATAGCGAAAAAATGCTAAAAATGATTATTATTCATGACCTTGTCGAGGCGTATGCTACAGATATTCCTGCTTTTGCTACGATGAATAACGCTGAAGCGAAGCAGTTGAAAATGGAAAATGAAATCAGAGCAATTGAAAAAATTCGAGACTTGATGGGTGGGAGAACAGGTCAATTATTTTATGATCTCTGGTTTGAATTTGAGCATAAAGCAACGTATGAAGCGAAAGTTGCAAATGCTTTAGATAAATTAGAAGCGCAAATACAACATAACGAGGCTGATATTGAAACGTGGCTGCCGATTGAGTTTGAGATGCTCTTTATGTTAGATAAGCATACCGATTTTGAACCAGTACTGACAGCTTTCAAAAATTTAATTGTTGAAGAAGGCATTTGTAAGCTTGAAAATGCTGGTATTGAGGTCAATCAGGTGAAGCCATCTACATACATGTAA
- a CDS encoding penicillin-binding protein 2 translates to MRKLQVKQNTKHLAVITFRMNLLFFAVFFMFSLLIFRLGYLQIVKGEEYVRELERTEEVRVNTSVPRGRIFDRYGRILVDNQPENAITYTKMQTTKTAEMLEIAQKLSKLMDQPLNKITYRDKLDYWILIHPEEAKEKVTKEEMKAFRDADEDIETKAVNAEHDRRVRERITEAELAALTDKELEVLAIYREMMIGYNLSPQIIKGENVTTEEFARVSEMLPDLPGVNTTTDWKRVRLTPLAILGRTTVPSKGVPKSDLNFYLARDYSRNDRVGESYFEAQYEEILQGEKSVVKNLTNKKGQVVEMMTTFDGEPGKDLVATIDIEFQQKADAILERKLLELKSFGQSDLLDRAFLVAMNPKTGELLSVVGKKIEKNEETNEQYVIDYSYGTFTTAYEAGSTVKAATVLMGYNEGVIEPGTVMLDAPMKIGNITLNTLFNKFGSVMLDDLTALEKSSNVYMFKIAMGVGGRTYAPGMRFSLAKGTLQTMRNEYAQFGLGVPTGVDLPGETLGYQADPDTDVKMLNLAIGQFDTYTPLQLAQYISTIANGGYRIQPRLLKEIRKPSKDGEHLGQVVDEVTPTILNRIENSEEEIAHVQEGLRRVYFGGGGSARRQFATADYTAAGKTGTAQVVYYGPQEEKYGTDTINFVHVGYAPFEDPEIAYAIIYPWATTDFDTYFPQGNETARDLLDAYFELKKKYATEGVTTSKVTMPIMRASTEKLDEDQAVETVNE, encoded by the coding sequence ATGCGAAAATTACAAGTCAAGCAAAATACAAAACATCTCGCGGTAATTACATTCCGTATGAATCTTCTTTTCTTTGCGGTATTTTTTATGTTTTCATTATTAATTTTTCGTCTAGGCTATTTGCAAATCGTAAAGGGCGAAGAATATGTAAGAGAGCTTGAGCGTACAGAAGAAGTACGTGTGAATACGAGTGTACCGCGTGGTCGTATTTTTGATCGCTATGGTCGTATTTTAGTAGATAATCAGCCGGAAAATGCGATTACTTATACGAAGATGCAAACGACGAAAACTGCTGAAATGTTAGAAATTGCGCAGAAACTATCTAAGTTAATGGATCAGCCATTAAATAAAATAACGTACCGCGATAAGCTGGATTATTGGATTTTAATCCATCCTGAAGAAGCGAAAGAAAAGGTGACTAAAGAAGAAATGAAAGCCTTCCGTGATGCAGACGAGGATATCGAGACGAAAGCCGTCAATGCAGAGCATGATCGTCGCGTTCGTGAGCGAATTACCGAGGCAGAACTAGCCGCTCTAACGGATAAGGAGTTAGAAGTGCTCGCTATTTACCGAGAGATGATGATTGGCTACAATTTATCTCCTCAAATTATTAAAGGTGAAAATGTAACTACCGAAGAATTTGCCCGTGTATCGGAAATGCTGCCTGATCTACCTGGCGTTAATACGACGACCGATTGGAAGCGCGTGCGTTTGACGCCGCTCGCGATTTTAGGTCGCACAACGGTACCAAGTAAGGGTGTTCCGAAATCGGATTTAAACTTCTATTTAGCGCGGGATTATTCACGTAATGACCGGGTTGGCGAAAGTTATTTCGAAGCACAGTATGAGGAAATTTTACAAGGCGAGAAATCGGTCGTCAAAAACTTAACGAATAAAAAAGGCCAGGTTGTCGAAATGATGACCACTTTTGATGGGGAGCCCGGTAAAGACTTAGTTGCTACAATTGATATTGAGTTTCAACAAAAGGCAGATGCCATTTTAGAAAGAAAATTACTTGAACTAAAATCATTTGGACAATCCGACCTATTAGACCGTGCATTTTTAGTCGCAATGAACCCAAAAACAGGGGAGCTTCTATCCGTTGTCGGTAAGAAAATTGAAAAGAATGAAGAAACCAATGAACAATATGTAATCGATTATTCATATGGCACCTTTACAACCGCGTATGAAGCAGGATCAACTGTCAAGGCAGCAACGGTTTTGATGGGCTATAACGAAGGCGTCATTGAGCCGGGAACGGTGATGCTCGATGCCCCAATGAAAATCGGTAACATTACACTGAATACGTTATTTAATAAATTTGGAAGTGTCATGTTAGACGATTTAACGGCATTAGAGAAATCATCTAACGTTTACATGTTTAAAATTGCCATGGGTGTTGGTGGCCGCACATATGCCCCAGGGATGCGTTTTAGTTTAGCTAAAGGGACTCTACAAACGATGCGTAATGAATATGCGCAGTTTGGTTTAGGCGTGCCAACCGGTGTTGACTTACCAGGTGAAACATTAGGGTATCAAGCCGATCCAGATACAGATGTGAAAATGCTTAACTTAGCGATTGGGCAGTTTGATACGTATACTCCACTCCAACTAGCACAATATATTTCAACAATTGCCAATGGTGGCTACCGGATTCAACCTCGTTTGTTAAAAGAAATTCGCAAGCCTTCAAAAGACGGTGAGCATTTAGGCCAGGTAGTAGATGAAGTGACACCAACAATTTTAAACCGTATTGAAAATAGTGAAGAGGAAATCGCACATGTTCAAGAAGGCTTACGCCGGGTTTATTTTGGTGGTGGTGGGTCAGCACGCAGACAATTCGCAACGGCTGACTATACAGCAGCTGGTAAAACCGGTACAGCGCAAGTAGTTTACTACGGACCACAAGAAGAAAAGTATGGAACGGATACAATTAATTTTGTCCACGTTGGTTATGCACCATTTGAGGATCCTGAAATCGCCTACGCCATCATCTATCCATGGGCAACAACTGATTTTGATACGTATTTCCCACAAGGAAATGAAACAGCACGAGATCTACTGGATGCTTATTTCGAATTAAAGAAAAAATATGCCACAGAAGGTGTAACAACTAGTAAAGTAACCATGCCGATTATGAGAGCATCAACGGAGAAGTTAGATGAAGACCAAGCAGTTGAAACTGTGAATGAATAA
- a CDS encoding nucleotidyltransferase family protein, with protein sequence MSFELTLNNLLKWDAHLSSILKTVETLDLHDCWIAAGIIRNKVWDSLHNIKTETNDIDVIYFDEADTSIQAEKILEAKLNKLMPNQPWSVKNQARMHLKNNLPPYLCSFDGVANFPETPTAIAARIKQNKIELMAPYGIQDLFTYQVRPTPNYTKGSPLHPIYLQRVQEKNWEQTWNRLRIIV encoded by the coding sequence ATGAGTTTTGAATTAACATTAAATAATCTTTTAAAATGGGATGCACACCTCTCATCCATTTTAAAAACAGTAGAAACACTTGATTTACATGATTGCTGGATTGCCGCTGGTATTATTAGAAATAAAGTTTGGGATTCATTACATAACATCAAAACTGAAACAAATGACATTGATGTCATTTATTTTGATGAAGCGGATACTTCAATTCAAGCCGAAAAAATACTAGAAGCTAAGTTAAATAAGTTAATGCCTAATCAGCCATGGTCAGTTAAAAATCAAGCACGTATGCATTTGAAAAATAACTTACCACCATATCTTTGTTCATTTGACGGGGTTGCTAATTTCCCTGAAACACCCACGGCCATCGCTGCACGAATTAAACAAAATAAAATAGAATTAATGGCCCCGTATGGAATACAGGATTTATTTACTTACCAAGTAAGACCTACTCCTAACTACACGAAGGGTTCACCATTGCATCCTATTTATTTACAAAGAGTCCAAGAAAAAAATTGGGAACAGACTTGGAACAGGTTAAGAATCATCGTTTAA
- a CDS encoding PhzF family phenazine biosynthesis isomerase, which translates to MKKVNVLHIDAFSSIPNMGNPAGVVLNGEDYCDEEMQYIAKQIGFNETAFLVPSKLADYRIRYFTPGHEMNLCGHATMGTVYAMQQQGLLQKASFTIETNAGVLPIECFSVNNQLSLKMQHAKPQFKKFTGSVEKLAASIGISVEEIDHTLPIVYGSTGTWTLIIPIKKLQSFSKMIPTTGDFPEILVDLPTSSVHPICFEVRDADNDMHARHFSSPYSGTIEDAVTGTGSGVMGAYYKTFVEPSLHLPVTLKVEQGHEMNKDGLVYVHLEEIAQEISISISGTAVFVRAIELTL; encoded by the coding sequence ATGAAAAAAGTAAACGTCTTACATATCGATGCATTTAGTTCCATTCCTAATATGGGAAATCCAGCGGGTGTCGTTTTAAATGGAGAAGATTATTGTGATGAGGAAATGCAATACATTGCCAAACAAATAGGGTTTAACGAAACAGCATTTTTAGTACCCTCAAAGCTTGCCGATTATCGAATTCGCTATTTTACACCAGGACATGAAATGAACTTATGCGGGCATGCAACAATGGGCACGGTATATGCCATGCAGCAACAAGGCTTGTTACAGAAAGCATCATTTACAATTGAAACTAATGCGGGTGTATTACCGATTGAATGTTTTTCGGTTAACAATCAACTATCCTTAAAAATGCAGCATGCCAAGCCACAATTCAAAAAATTTACAGGCTCTGTTGAGAAATTAGCAGCGTCCATTGGTATTTCAGTTGAAGAAATTGATCACACATTACCAATTGTTTATGGCAGTACTGGCACTTGGACACTTATTATTCCTATAAAAAAACTACAAAGCTTTTCAAAAATGATACCGACTACAGGTGATTTCCCTGAAATTTTAGTTGATTTACCAACTTCTTCAGTTCATCCTATATGCTTTGAGGTGAGAGATGCTGATAATGATATGCATGCGCGACATTTTTCTTCTCCCTATTCAGGAACAATTGAGGATGCAGTAACTGGAACCGGCTCTGGTGTCATGGGGGCTTATTACAAAACATTTGTTGAGCCTTCACTTCACTTGCCAGTCACATTAAAAGTGGAACAAGGCCATGAAATGAATAAGGACGGGCTCGTATATGTACATCTAGAGGAAATTGCGCAGGAAATAAGCATTTCTATTTCGGGCACAGCGGTTTTTGTTAGAGCTATTGAGTTGACGCTTTAG
- a CDS encoding transporter, with amino-acid sequence MKFDHLVLNVSEDYQSEGTRTQNIREMGLLYDPKKGKGTRGFKATNIWIGKEYFEMISIKKRDGGGWKREWVNAFNNGERGLICLMLDVTNLNHLVKKLEAKGVAISPPESIEIKFLFNFISKTLPWYNSYLNFFQNVPMQIGFQQMKNEKVKLNLQKYMVPNSSKNNITGIKRIQVNGPFSVSDFEMLKTVFENSLLEENQITIHLENSQVLVFKKDETFNVQVELNHKNSSSINRDCWIENTQIFY; translated from the coding sequence ATGAAATTTGATCATTTAGTATTGAATGTTAGTGAGGATTATCAAAGCGAGGGCACACGTACACAAAATATTAGAGAAATGGGATTACTGTATGATCCTAAAAAAGGAAAAGGTACACGAGGTTTTAAAGCTACAAATATATGGATTGGTAAAGAGTATTTTGAGATGATTTCTATAAAAAAAAGGGATGGAGGAGGTTGGAAAAGAGAATGGGTTAATGCTTTCAATAATGGCGAACGAGGCCTAATCTGTTTAATGTTAGATGTCACGAATTTGAATCATCTGGTGAAAAAACTGGAAGCGAAAGGAGTAGCAATTTCACCTCCTGAAAGTATAGAAATAAAATTTCTTTTTAACTTTATTTCTAAAACGCTGCCTTGGTATAATAGTTATTTGAATTTTTTTCAAAATGTCCCAATGCAAATCGGATTTCAACAAATGAAGAATGAAAAAGTAAAATTAAATTTACAAAAGTATATGGTTCCTAATTCTAGCAAAAATAATATTACGGGTATTAAGCGGATTCAAGTAAATGGCCCTTTTTCAGTATCTGATTTTGAAATGTTAAAAACTGTTTTTGAAAATAGCCTTTTAGAGGAGAATCAGATTACCATCCACTTAGAAAACAGTCAAGTCCTAGTCTTCAAAAAAGATGAAACTTTTAATGTACAAGTTGAACTTAATCATAAAAATTCAAGTTCAATTAATAGGGATTGTTGGATCGAAAACACTCAGATATTTTACTAA
- a CDS encoding PadR family transcriptional regulator encodes MTQLLVLGALNVQPMSGYDIQLMLQENEAERWSGVQVGSIYHALKKLEKEEFIEIQKVESVGHRQKVIYNITDLGKEQLKILTFNAIQSSGVPYPLSLYAGLSFIENLPQDRAEKALNEQLVKLEKELDLITQGLSVKREYLSGELLPLVSLVSENMIDIVQRQILFIKDVLALSK; translated from the coding sequence TTGACTCAACTCCTTGTTTTAGGTGCACTAAATGTACAACCTATGTCGGGTTATGATATTCAATTGATGCTGCAAGAAAATGAAGCTGAGAGATGGTCCGGTGTACAGGTTGGTTCAATATATCATGCGTTAAAAAAATTAGAGAAAGAGGAATTTATTGAAATACAAAAAGTCGAAAGTGTTGGTCATCGGCAAAAAGTAATTTATAACATTACAGATTTAGGGAAAGAACAATTGAAAATCTTAACTTTTAATGCCATTCAATCCTCAGGAGTACCATATCCACTTTCCCTTTATGCAGGTTTATCATTTATTGAAAATCTTCCACAAGATCGAGCTGAAAAAGCGTTAAATGAGCAATTAGTAAAGTTAGAGAAAGAGCTTGATTTAATTACACAAGGATTGTCAGTAAAAAGAGAGTATCTTTCTGGAGAATTGTTGCCGCTTGTTTCCTTAGTATCTGAAAATATGATTGATATCGTTCAACGTCAAATTTTGTTTATAAAAGATGTATTAGCTTTATCAAAATGA